In Hasllibacter sp. MH4015, the following proteins share a genomic window:
- the fdxA gene encoding ferredoxin FdxA, giving the protein MTYIVNDACIACKYTDCVEVCPVDCFYEGENMLVIHPDECIDCGVCEPECPADAIRPDTEPDMEKWVEFNRKYSELWPVIITKKDPLPTAEEMDGKDGKMELFSESPGEGG; this is encoded by the coding sequence ATGACCTATATCGTCAACGACGCCTGCATCGCCTGCAAATACACCGATTGCGTGGAAGTCTGCCCCGTCGATTGCTTCTACGAGGGCGAGAACATGCTGGTCATCCACCCCGATGAATGCATTGATTGCGGGGTCTGCGAACCCGAATGCCCCGCCGACGCGATCCGGCCCGACACGGAGCCGGACATGGAAAAGTGGGTGGAGTTCAACCGGAAGTATTCGGAGCTTTGGCCGGTGATCATCACCAAGAAAGATCCCTTGCCCACCGCCGAGGAAATGGACGGCAAGGACGGCAAGATGGAGCTGTTCTCCGAATCGCCGGGCGAAGGGGGATAA
- the cobT gene encoding nicotinate-nucleotide--dimethylbenzimidazole phosphoribosyltransferase, translating into MTDTPRTLADLKDALKRAAAPERAAREAAEARNAVLTKPPGALGRLEEIAIWYAAWRGNARPRIEDPQVLVFAGNHGIAAQGVSAFPAEVTVQMVANFAAGGAAINQLSDLAGANMSVHPIELDRPTEDFTKGPAMSEEDVMAAIATGWNAVDDAADLLVVGEMGIGNTTSGAAIALALFGGAAEDWTGAGTGVDADGVALKSRVAAEGLAANPGAADDPLEALRCLGGRELAGMAGAIARARVEGIPVILDGFICTAAAATLDRAVPGALDHAIAGHASAEQAHRKLLHELGKAPLLDLGLRLGEGSGGALAIQILKGAVACHSGMASFAEAGVADG; encoded by the coding sequence ATGACAGACACGCCCCGCACCCTCGCCGACCTGAAAGACGCCCTGAAAAGGGCCGCCGCCCCCGAACGTGCCGCCCGCGAGGCGGCGGAGGCGCGCAATGCCGTTCTGACAAAACCCCCCGGCGCCCTTGGTCGGCTGGAGGAGATCGCGATCTGGTACGCGGCCTGGCGCGGGAATGCGCGACCCCGGATCGAAGACCCGCAAGTGCTTGTCTTTGCGGGCAATCACGGGATCGCCGCCCAGGGCGTCAGCGCCTTTCCGGCCGAGGTCACGGTGCAAATGGTCGCCAATTTTGCCGCCGGTGGGGCGGCGATAAACCAGTTGAGCGATCTGGCAGGCGCCAACATGTCGGTCCACCCGATCGAGCTCGACCGCCCGACGGAAGATTTTACCAAGGGCCCCGCCATGTCCGAGGAGGACGTGATGGCTGCCATCGCCACGGGATGGAACGCTGTCGACGACGCGGCCGATTTGTTGGTCGTGGGCGAGATGGGGATCGGCAACACGACCTCGGGCGCGGCGATTGCGCTGGCGCTGTTTGGCGGCGCGGCGGAGGATTGGACGGGCGCGGGCACCGGCGTCGATGCCGACGGCGTGGCCCTGAAGTCCCGCGTCGCGGCGGAAGGATTGGCGGCCAATCCCGGCGCTGCCGACGATCCGCTGGAGGCGTTGCGTTGCCTGGGTGGGCGCGAATTGGCGGGCATGGCGGGCGCGATTGCGCGCGCGCGGGTGGAGGGGATTCCGGTGATCCTCGATGGGTTCATCTGTACCGCCGCCGCCGCCACGCTGGACCGCGCGGTCCCCGGTGCGCTGGATCACGCGATTGCGGGCCATGCCTCCGCCGAACAGGCGCACCGCAAGCTGTTGCATGAACTGGGCAAGGCGCCGCTTCTGGACCTGGGCCTGCGTCTGGGCGAAGGCTCGGGCGGGGCCCTGGCGATCCAGATCCTGAAAGGGGCCGTGGCCTGCCATTCGGGTATGGCGAGCTTCGCGGAAGCGGGCGTTGCGGACGGCTGA
- a CDS encoding glycine zipper 2TM domain-containing protein has product MKKIFAPVLLIAAIAVSACQPLSPQDRSNLGLLGGAGAGLLVASAFDANPQWTILSTVAGAAIGTQVARNTQTGQCAYSNGDGTYRVGAC; this is encoded by the coding sequence ATGAAGAAGATCTTTGCCCCCGTGTTGCTGATTGCCGCCATTGCGGTTTCCGCGTGCCAGCCGCTGTCGCCGCAGGACCGCTCCAACCTCGGCCTTCTGGGCGGCGCCGGTGCCGGCCTTCTGGTCGCAAGCGCGTTCGACGCCAACCCGCAGTGGACGATCCTGTCGACCGTTGCCGGTGCGGCCATCGGTACGCAGGTTGCGCGCAACACGCAGACCGGTCAGTGCGCCTATTCCAACGGTGACGGCACCTACCGCGTCGGCGCCTGCTGA
- a CDS encoding CarD family transcriptional regulator, which produces MTKARKAMPFGPNDFVVYPAHGVGKIVSIEEQEVAGLNLELFVIAFEKDKMTLRVPTAKATEVGMRPLSDPAVVSKALDTLKGKARVKRAMWSRRAQEYEQKINSGDLISIAEVVRDLHRADDQREQSYSERQLYEAALERLTRELAAVKGIDEAGAAAHVGEVLTKRAA; this is translated from the coding sequence ATGACCAAAGCCCGCAAAGCAATGCCCTTCGGCCCCAATGATTTCGTTGTCTATCCCGCCCACGGCGTGGGCAAGATCGTGTCGATCGAGGAGCAGGAAGTGGCCGGGCTGAACCTGGAGCTTTTCGTCATCGCGTTCGAGAAGGACAAGATGACCCTGCGCGTGCCGACCGCCAAGGCGACCGAGGTGGGCATGCGCCCGCTGAGCGATCCGGCGGTGGTGTCCAAGGCGCTCGATACCCTGAAAGGCAAGGCCCGCGTGAAACGCGCCATGTGGTCGCGCCGCGCCCAGGAATACGAGCAGAAGATCAATTCCGGGGATCTGATTTCCATCGCCGAAGTGGTGCGCGACCTGCACCGCGCCGATGACCAGCGCGAGCAGAGCTATTCCGAGCGTCAGCTTTACGAGGCTGCGTTGGAGCGTCTGACCCGCGAATTGGCTGCCGTGAAAGGCATCGACGAGGCCGGGGCGGCCGCCCATGTGGGCGAGGTCCTGACCAAGCGCGCGGCTTAA
- a CDS encoding monovalent cation:proton antiporter-2 (CPA2) family protein encodes MEETLLQAVIYLGAMLIAVPISVRFGLGSVLGYLLAGIAIGPVLGLVGSETQDLQHYAEFGVVLMLFLIGLELDPRALWDMRKRLLGMGGSQIALSIVVLSGGAAVLGLATPLAFAVGITLALSSTAIVLTTLTEKGLMPTPGGRGAFSVLLTQDIAVIPALAILPLLATGAAMRFTEDGSIHRAADEEHHSMSLVEGLPAWGVTLVTLAAVAGIILAGRYVIPHLFRIVHTARLRELFTITALTIVIGIADLMLLVGLSPALGAFLAGVVLANSEFRHELEADIEPFKGLLLGLFFITVGAGINFGTLFGMPFLIIGLTLAVMLLKGLVLYGIARVARLQGRDRWLFTLGLAQAGEFGFVLVAFGVQQAVFPDRIAEILLLVVALSMLLTPLSFILYERIGTRFTEEADDGPQHDEIDDEAPVIIAGIGRFGQVVNRMVRGAGYKTVVLDANLDVIRQMRRFGLKGFFGDPTRPELLKAAGLETAKVLVVAVDNKKSAVQLVRFAKRQRPDLSVVARAHDLLHVYELYEAGADHIVREMFDASLRAGRYVLEDMGLTDYEAHEMEIAFYRHDRQNLRALAEVWKPGVPVTENAEYMRLTREMSDNLESMLATQLDQMAEEADGTSATERSRGDAGALSGLGRGGVPRRPGGSGG; translated from the coding sequence ATGGAAGAAACCCTCCTCCAGGCCGTCATCTATCTCGGCGCGATGCTGATCGCGGTGCCGATTTCCGTGCGCTTCGGCCTTGGCTCGGTCCTGGGCTACCTTCTGGCGGGCATCGCCATCGGCCCCGTCCTCGGCCTTGTCGGGTCCGAAACACAGGACCTGCAACATTACGCGGAATTCGGTGTCGTCCTGATGCTGTTCCTGATCGGGTTGGAGCTTGATCCCCGCGCGCTGTGGGACATGCGCAAGCGGCTGCTCGGGATGGGCGGCAGCCAGATCGCCCTGTCGATCGTCGTCCTTTCGGGCGGCGCCGCGGTGCTGGGTCTGGCGACACCCCTTGCCTTTGCCGTGGGGATCACGCTCGCCCTGTCCTCCACCGCGATCGTGCTGACGACCCTGACCGAGAAAGGGCTGATGCCCACCCCAGGCGGGCGCGGCGCGTTCTCCGTCCTGCTGACCCAGGATATCGCCGTCATTCCCGCGCTGGCGATCCTGCCGCTTCTGGCCACCGGAGCGGCGATGCGCTTCACCGAGGACGGCTCGATCCACCGCGCGGCGGATGAGGAGCATCACTCCATGTCCCTGGTCGAAGGGCTGCCGGCCTGGGGCGTCACCCTCGTGACGCTCGCCGCCGTGGCGGGGATCATCCTGGCCGGGCGCTACGTGATCCCGCACCTCTTCCGCATCGTTCACACGGCCCGCCTGCGCGAATTGTTCACCATCACCGCGCTGACCATCGTGATCGGCATCGCGGACCTCATGCTGCTGGTCGGCCTCTCCCCCGCCCTCGGCGCGTTCCTCGCCGGGGTCGTGTTGGCCAATTCGGAGTTCCGGCACGAGCTCGAGGCCGATATCGAACCCTTCAAGGGCCTCTTGCTGGGGCTTTTCTTCATCACCGTGGGCGCGGGCATCAATTTCGGCACGCTCTTCGGGATGCCGTTCCTGATCATCGGGCTGACGCTGGCCGTGATGCTGCTCAAGGGGCTTGTGCTTTACGGCATCGCGCGGGTTGCGCGCCTCCAGGGTCGGGACCGGTGGCTCTTTACCCTTGGCCTGGCCCAGGCCGGGGAATTCGGCTTCGTCCTCGTGGCATTCGGGGTGCAGCAGGCGGTTTTCCCCGATCGCATCGCCGAAATCCTGTTGCTTGTCGTGGCGCTGTCGATGCTGCTGACCCCGCTCAGCTTCATCCTTTACGAACGGATCGGCACCCGCTTCACGGAGGAGGCCGATGATGGCCCGCAACACGACGAGATCGACGATGAGGCCCCGGTCATCATCGCGGGCATCGGACGGTTCGGGCAGGTCGTGAACCGCATGGTGCGCGGCGCGGGCTACAAGACCGTTGTGCTCGACGCCAATCTCGACGTGATCCGCCAGATGCGCCGCTTCGGCCTGAAGGGCTTCTTCGGCGATCCGACGCGCCCGGAATTGCTGAAGGCGGCGGGGTTGGAGACGGCCAAGGTCCTCGTGGTGGCGGTCGACAACAAGAAATCCGCGGTGCAGCTTGTGCGCTTCGCCAAGCGACAGCGCCCGGACCTGTCGGTGGTCGCCCGCGCCCATGACCTCTTGCATGTCTATGAACTCTACGAGGCCGGCGCCGACCATATCGTGCGGGAGATGTTCGATGCCTCGCTCCGGGCCGGGCGCTACGTGCTGGAGGATATGGGCCTGACCGATTACGAGGCGCACGAGATGGAGATCGCGTTCTACCGCCACGACCGCCAGAACCTGCGCGCCCTGGCGGAGGTCTGGAAGCCCGGCGTGCCAGTCACGGAAAACGCCGAATACATGCGCCTGACACGAGAGATGAGCGACAATCTCGAAAGCATGCTGGCCACCCAGCTCGACCAGATGGCTGAGGAGGCAGATGGCACCAGCGCCACCGAACGCTCCCGCGGCGATGCCGGGGCGCTGTCGGGGCTGGGGCGCGGCGGCGTGCCGCGCCGCCCCGGCGGATCGGGCGGTTAA
- a CDS encoding D-lyxose/D-mannose family sugar isomerase has product MKRSRINEIMAEADDFIRSFGFVLPPFAYWTPEEMAEKRDVARAVFEGRLGWDITDYGQGKYDELGLFLFTLRNGRLSDLQAGGGMCYAEKLLISNKDQISPMHRHYLKAEDIINRGGASLAIELFGSAPDGSCDPEAGGVVMCDGIARRFKPGEVLLFRPGESVTLMPGDWHAFWGEGGDVLIGEVSTVNNDETDNWFREPIGRFAEIEEDVAPTHLLASDYGAWIEAR; this is encoded by the coding sequence ATGAAACGGTCACGGATCAACGAGATTATGGCGGAGGCGGATGACTTCATCCGGTCGTTTGGATTTGTCCTGCCGCCCTTTGCCTATTGGACGCCGGAGGAGATGGCGGAGAAGCGCGACGTGGCGCGCGCGGTGTTCGAGGGGCGGCTTGGCTGGGACATCACCGATTACGGGCAGGGCAAATACGATGAATTGGGGTTGTTCCTGTTCACCTTGCGCAACGGGCGGCTGAGCGACCTGCAGGCGGGTGGCGGCATGTGCTATGCGGAGAAGCTGTTGATTTCAAACAAGGATCAGATCAGCCCGATGCACCGCCACTATCTGAAAGCGGAGGATATCATCAACCGCGGCGGGGCGAGTTTGGCCATCGAGCTATTCGGCTCCGCCCCCGACGGGTCCTGCGATCCGGAGGCAGGCGGCGTGGTGATGTGCGACGGGATAGCGCGGCGGTTCAAGCCCGGAGAGGTGCTGCTGTTCCGGCCCGGTGAAAGCGTGACGCTGATGCCCGGCGATTGGCACGCTTTCTGGGGCGAGGGCGGTGACGTGCTGATCGGGGAAGTATCGACGGTCAACAATGACGAGACCGACAATTGGTTCCGGGAGCCGATCGGACGTTTCGCGGAGATCGAGGAAGACGTGGCACCGACCCATCTTCTGGCGTCGGATTACGGGGCCTGGATCGAGGCGCGGTGA
- a CDS encoding adenosylcobinamide-GDP ribazoletransferase gives MAVIEPRDLIRAAQLLTRLPLPGGDGARAATASWAWPIVGAVVAALQIAIGVAALAVLPAPVAAGLALAAGLIVTGALHEDGLADCADGFWGGHTKERRLEILKDSRVGSYGVLAMIVALGLRWALLTALLPVAPLALVTAAMLSRAGMAALMGWMEFARASGLAAHVGRPPLLSVSVGIGLALVAAALAVGLAAALVAALVVACTCAGVAAIARAKIGGQTGDVLGAAQVLGEIAAHATCAALVL, from the coding sequence ATGGCCGTGATCGAGCCGCGCGACCTGATCCGCGCCGCCCAACTCCTGACCCGCCTGCCCCTGCCCGGCGGCGACGGCGCGCGCGCGGCAACGGCGTCCTGGGCGTGGCCCATTGTTGGCGCTGTGGTGGCGGCCTTGCAGATCGCGATCGGCGTTGCAGCCCTTGCCGTCCTACCCGCGCCCGTTGCGGCAGGCCTTGCACTGGCCGCGGGGCTGATCGTGACCGGCGCGCTCCATGAGGACGGGCTGGCCGATTGCGCGGACGGGTTCTGGGGCGGACACACGAAGGAACGGCGGCTGGAAATCCTGAAGGACAGCCGCGTGGGCAGCTATGGGGTTCTGGCGATGATCGTGGCGCTCGGGCTCAGATGGGCCTTGCTGACCGCGCTTCTGCCCGTGGCCCCGCTGGCGCTCGTGACCGCGGCGATGCTCAGCCGGGCGGGGATGGCGGCGCTGATGGGCTGGATGGAGTTCGCGCGGGCGAGCGGGCTTGCGGCCCATGTCGGGCGGCCGCCGCTTCTGTCGGTCTCGGTGGGGATCGGCTTGGCGCTCGTGGCTGCCGCGCTGGCAGTGGGCCTCGCGGCGGCCCTCGTCGCCGCGCTTGTCGTCGCATGTACCTGCGCGGGCGTCGCCGCCATCGCCCGGGCCAAGATCGGCGGGCAGACGGGGGACGTGTTGGGCGCGGCGCAGGTCCTGGGCGAAATTGCCGCCCATGCGACCTGCGCCGCGCTGGTTCTCTAG